The genomic DNA AGCCGGGAGGACGCCGCGAAGGCGGCGGGGATCAGCCGCACGCTGGCGGCCTATCACCTGGACAAGCTGGCCGAGGCGGGCCTGCTGACCGTTGGCTACGCGCGGGCGGCCGGGCGCGGTGGCCCGGGAGCGGGCCGCCCCGCCAAGCGCTACACGCGAACGGACCAGGAGCTGTCGGTCAGCGTGCCGCCCCGCGACTACGGTCTGCTGGCCGGGGTGCTGGCCGAGGCCGTCGCCGCGGACGGCTCCGGGGCGGTGCGGGAGGCCGTGGCCGCCGCCGCGCACGCGGCGGGCAGGTCGGCCGGCGGCGAGGACCTGACTTCGGCGCTGCGTGGCTGCGGCTACGAGCCCGCGACCACCGCCGAGGGAAGCATCGACCTGCGCAACTGCCCCTTCCACCGGCTCGCTCGCGAGCACACGGAACTGGTGTGCTGGCTGAACCTGCACCTGGTACGGGGCGTGCTCGAAGCCGGCGGACAACAGCCCGGCCGTGCGGTGCTCGCACCCCGCCCCGGCCGCTGCTGCGTGGTCGTCGACCCGCCCGAGCAGGAGTCCGAAGCCGCCGCGGCACGACAACCGCACCGGGACGCTCGGTAGTCCCCGCGTCCCAGGGCCCGCGCGGACGAAGTCGACGCCGGCCGGCCGAGGTACGAGAAGGCCTGGGGGTCTTCGCCCTGACGAAGCGCTGACGCCGCCCGTGCTTCCTGCTTCTCGCTTCCCGCTTCCTGCTTCTCGCATCTCGCCGAGCAATTTTTACGACAGTGCATGTAATAATTGGCGGCGGTATCCGCGGGGGCAGACCGCCCCGGCCGGGACGAAGAGGGATCACGCATGGCACCCGCTGCAGACGTGTACATCCAGGCGACCGACACCGACCCGGACATCCGGGCCCAGGCCGTCATCGAGGAAGCCCACCGGAAGGTCCTGGAACGGCTGAGCGCGCTCACCGGGCCCGGAGCCGCCGCGGAGTCCGCCGCCGCGGTGGCCGGACAGGTGCGCGTCCTCGGGGCGGCTACCGACCGGACGCTGTACGCCGCCGCCTCCGGCGCTGCCGGGACGCGGCTCCTGGTCCGGGCGCTCCGCGCGGCGGCCGACGCGATCGGCCGGCACGCCGACTCCCTGACCGCCGCGACGGACGACGGCGAACGCTCCGGCACGGCCCGCGTTCTCGAAGCGATGCTCACCGTTCACCTCGGCATCGAGCGTGCGGTGCTGCTGCCCGCTCTGGCGGCCCTGCCCGGAGTGGACCTGTCCGCCCTCGCCGGCGACTTCGCCACCGTCCTGGCGGGCGGCCGACTGGAAGATCCGGCGGTCGTCGATGTGCGCGAGATCCCGCACGGCCAGCGTCACCCGCGCATCTTCACCCGCTTCGCCCGTCTGGCGGCCGAAGAGAGCTTCGTCCTGGTCAACAACCACGACCCCAAGCCGCTGCGCCGCGAGTTCGAGGCCACCCACCCAGGCCGCTTCACCTGGGAGTACGTCGAGTCCGGGCCCGAGCGGTGGCAGGTGCGCATCACCCGGGTGGCATAGACGGCGGGTTTTTCCTCGTTTCTACGATGAGTGCCGGGTAAAATCCACGAAATGAGCGAACGGACGCTGCACGATCCGCCGGGCCCTCCCGCCGTGGGGGAGAGCCGCGCCCAGGTACTCGACATACTGCGCGCCACACGCGACGCGGTCGGTGTACGGGAGATCGCCGAGCGCACGGGACTGCACTCCAACACCGCGCGCTTCCACCTCGACACCCTGGTCAAGGAGGGGTTCGCCGAGCGCACCACCGAGGGAAGCGGCCGCCCCGGCAGACCCCGGGTCGTCTACCGCTCCGTGGCCTCCTCCGCGGAACCGACCGGTCCCCGCAGCTATCAGCTGCTCGCCCGGATGCTCACCGGCCTCATCACCGAGGCCCTGTCCCAACCTGCGCAGGCCGCCGTCGGCGCCGGGGAGGCGTGGGGCCGCTACCTCGTCGACACCCCCTCGCCCGCCCGGCGCATCGACGCCGAGGAGGCGGTCCGGCGGCTGACCCAGGTGCTCACGGACGTCGGCTTCGCCCCCGGCCCCGTCGAACACCGTCCGGACCCGGTCGTCCCGCTGCGTCACTGCCCGTTCCGGGAGGTCGCCGAAGAACACCGCGACACGGTGTGCTCCCTGCATCTGGGCCTCATGCGTGGCGCCCTGAAGGAAGTGCGCGCCCCGCTCGGCGTCGACCGGCTCGACCCCTTCGTCGAGCCGTCACTGTGCCTGGCCCATCTCGCACCCGCGGACGAACACCGGGCGGCGGACCGCGCCGCCTGAGTGTCCACGACCCGCGGACACCGGGGCGGCGTCATCGCCGTCGTGGAGCGAGTGGGCCCGGGCCGGACGGTCTTCGGGGCGGGCGTCCTCGTCGTCGTGGCGCCGGCCGTTCTCGGCCTGCGCCGGTCACACCGCTTGTTCCGTCTCCGTAGCAGCGGTCCCGGACACCTGGGCGGGTCGCGGGGGCAACAGTCCGGCGCCCTCCAGGTGCGTACGCGCACCCCGGATCGCCTCCGGCGTGGTCACGTACTCGCGCCCCGCCGGGCGGAGGAGATCCAGCGCGCCGACCGAGTCGAGCACGCGGCGCTGGCCGGAACGGATACCGGAGGCCATGACGACGATGCCGCGCCGGTTCAGCTTTTCCACGACGTCCTTCAGGACCAGGGCGCCGGTGGCGTCGACGGTGGTCACCCTCGACATGCGCAGGATGACCACCTGGACGTCGGAGGCCTCGGCCAGCTCCAGCAGGAAGCGGTGGGCCGCGGCGAAGAAGAGGGGCCCGTCGATGCGGTAGGCCACGATGTGCTCGGCCAGCAGGGCGTGCTCCTCGGCACTGTGGTCCCCGCGGTCGAGCGGCACCTGATCCAGACG from Streptomyces sp. CB09001 includes the following:
- a CDS encoding helix-turn-helix domain-containing protein, producing the protein MGTNEDRDRDAISELSSLDDPVRRRLYDYVRTCDEAVSREDAAKAAGISRTLAAYHLDKLAEAGLLTVGYARAAGRGGPGAGRPAKRYTRTDQELSVSVPPRDYGLLAGVLAEAVAADGSGAVREAVAAAAHAAGRSAGGEDLTSALRGCGYEPATTAEGSIDLRNCPFHRLAREHTELVCWLNLHLVRGVLEAGGQQPGRAVLAPRPGRCCVVVDPPEQESEAAAARQPHRDAR
- a CDS encoding DUF2249 domain-containing protein, which produces MAPAADVYIQATDTDPDIRAQAVIEEAHRKVLERLSALTGPGAAAESAAAVAGQVRVLGAATDRTLYAAASGAAGTRLLVRALRAAADAIGRHADSLTAATDDGERSGTARVLEAMLTVHLGIERAVLLPALAALPGVDLSALAGDFATVLAGGRLEDPAVVDVREIPHGQRHPRIFTRFARLAAEESFVLVNNHDPKPLRREFEATHPGRFTWEYVESGPERWQVRITRVA
- a CDS encoding helix-turn-helix domain-containing protein → MSERTLHDPPGPPAVGESRAQVLDILRATRDAVGVREIAERTGLHSNTARFHLDTLVKEGFAERTTEGSGRPGRPRVVYRSVASSAEPTGPRSYQLLARMLTGLITEALSQPAQAAVGAGEAWGRYLVDTPSPARRIDAEEAVRRLTQVLTDVGFAPGPVEHRPDPVVPLRHCPFREVAEEHRDTVCSLHLGLMRGALKEVRAPLGVDRLDPFVEPSLCLAHLAPADEHRAADRAA